The nucleotide window GATTGTGCCATTTGAAAGTCCATATTCGGAACTGTTAATACTAGTTGATGGAGTTTGAGGTTTGGCTTCAACAGTCTTACGGACACGACGAGAGGACTTGTTGGGCATGTTACCTGACAGTATGTCCCTTGAGTCCCTTCCCCTCCGCTTGTTCCCAAGAAACCCACATGCAAGAGCTTCTAAAGCTTTGGTGGTTGGAGGACGGCTCCTGGTGCTATGCCTCCGAGTGTTGACAGAAGGTTGTCGATCACCAATTGCTCCAACAAGATTCTCCATTGCTCCAGAACCATCATGCTGCTCCTTTGTCTCTGACAACTTCACAGCTTCCTCAAAATTCAAATCATGCTTACTACCACCCACCTCTGAGTTGGAATGCTCACCAGTTTCATAATCCAGTGGAACATTTGGTAGTAGATTTAGATCGATCAGAGTTCGTGATCTAGGCATTTCACTAGAGACATCAAATGTAGCAGCATCACAACAGGATTGTTCCTCGGAATCACACTTGCTGTCTACCTCATCTAGACTAATATTAATTGGAAAGCCAGAAGAGATCTTCCCCTGTGTAATAGTGTTGCCGCTTGCTTCCTGTGCTTCCAACTCGGGTTCAGCACCTTCCCCCATTAGTTGATGACTTTTTGGAAAAGAGTAAGCACGACGACCAGTTCGTTCATACTTGCAGGCAGTCAACTTTCTTCGTTTTGCATTAGGTGCTAAACAAGATTGTTCACCAGATTTTGCCCTGCGACTGAACTGACACTTAATATCTTTTACTGGCAGTTTTTCATTTAACTGCTCAACGCATTGATTCATCAAAATATGCCCATTTGTTGGTAGTTTTGTGCTTGAAAAAGTAATCACATTCTCACGTGAATCAGGGTGGACTGCCTTGCCAATGATGCACTTTCGGCTTACATTAGGCTTCTTATTGTCAGATGAGTCTGGATCAGTATCTCCCCGATCATTTGATGAGCTACCATTTGAATCTTCTGAACTATCACTGACTATCACTCCTGTATCAGTTAAAGGGCCAAGATTGCTAATGGCATCAATGGGTAGAGTCTTGAGTTCTCTCACCTTGAAAGGTCCTTCACCTTGGACCAAACTAGTATCCACAATAGTGAACTTCATAAATTCAGAATTGCAAATGGGAACCTTCGGACGGAGATAGCAGTGATGTTTGCGATCAAGCAGACCATTTTGGTCTAAATTAGTACTCGGGGCACACTCATTTTCATCCTTTGCTGTGCTGCATCCTGTGGCTCCTTCAGTGTCCAACTCCAGAAGCCTGGGGTCTGATGCTACTTTGCTTAGGACATCACTAACAGAATCAAAGTAGTGATTGCCTTTGAGAAGCTTTTTTCTCGAAAATTTCTTTACACCAGGGATAAGAAACACTAATGAATGCTTGGATGCAACAGAATTAATGTCTTTTGGTTGCTCTGAATGCCAACCCCTGGCTAATAGACGAGGCCAAACTGCTTCCCAAAAGAGATCATTTGACTTTGCCTTGCTTAACCTGAAATCACCTGTTAAAAACTTTATGATGTCTCCAGAAGTAAGAGAAGAACATGCTTTGCCAACAGGTATCTCGGGGCGACTAGACAATGATTGATTTGATCTAACTGGATCCAAAATTATGCCAGTAAGGTCATTCTTTTCTTTACCAATTCCAATGGCTTCAACCAGATTTTGCATACCAACTGTTGTCTTTAAAGTGCAAACAAATTCCTCCAAAGAAGTTCTGTCCTCATTAAATATATTTGCAGCCTGAAAAAAAAGAGTTGCAACCTTAAACAGaaaatatctaaatataaaaataacgTGTGAATATCGAAAGCTTGTCTCTGACGATAAACAAATCcatttttttcaacatatagaaAATCAACATGCAATAAATTAACACCAGCATGAAACAACAGAAATAAAAATACTCTAGACGAGAGCTGGACATAGCAATGTTGCAATGTTTAGCTCCAAGTAGCAACAGGAACAAGCTAAAAACTAAAAATATCTTTTACTTACCAAagaaaaaaactaaaaatatgaAAAGGATACTCTAAAAAGTTTTAACAGCCAATCACCTTACACCattaaaaggaagaaaacaattgCCAGTTTATTGATTATTTAATTAAGAGTTGGTCTCAAGTATTTTCTATAGTCATTTCCAAATCAAGCAATGTAAATCTTGCATAATTATATATTAAGGCAAGGAAAAAAATCAGCACCGATACCGGTCGTTGGCTGAATATATCACAACCATTAAGAAATAGATTCATATAGATAATTTAGAGTTTTAAAATTAAGAAGCATAAATACTGTCTAGATCTACAATAGATATCTACATGGATATAAGTTAGACCCATGTGGATCTAGCCaagatatatatgttgaatctcgtattttgatgatgaaaccacttgatatatgtttatgatttaatctgcgttttgagtgacgcaggatgcttcgatcaggatgagacaattaaagcatgaaaatcatgttgtgccggaggaacatgtcagaagattggacgtcgggccagtggatcggtcgacgtatcgacagaaggcttcgggccgtggactcgggcatcgggccaagaagagcaggtattgtgccaaggatatcggtgttgcggagtcaactggccgattgggcaataggctgcaggagaggacgatgcgccgaagaatcagacgaagcgtcgagggaccaatgacattccggacaacttggttaattgcttaggattaattgtctcgatcgaagttttgttttaagtgtgcaggattaactacgatgaaagttagacatgcagcaggagtttgtcggaagtccgcaggagcatcaccgagggttcatcggatgatcgacggaagttcgtcggaaactcgccggaagaagcgattgacgcaccggagcaagctgcagaaattgtcttaggatttatcgtagttagcacaacgattaagttggaaatgggaggtgatcccattagcttaatcttggggcaattgggcccctgaaaaacccaaattgggccgaatggatctacccattcggaccctgattgctgtgggaggtgcaaccgcccaagccaggaggtagcaccgcctgggctaagtctcccagggagactgggcggtgcaaccgccccagccaggaggtggcaccgcttgggctcagtctccgagcgagactgggcggtgcaacctcccctcacaggaggtagcaccgcctgagctcggtcttcgagctctggcaggcggtgcaaccgccccagtcaggaggtgcaaccgactgagctcagtcttcgagctctagcaaagaggtgcaaccgcccctgacagaggtggcaccgcccagagactcagtcttcgagctctgccaggcggtgcaaccgctccagtcaggaggtgcaaccgcctgatcccggaattccgggaattgacagttttgagctccaaatttgaactgggttggggcctataaataccccacccattcagcactgaaagagcacagacatacaccgaaatcttgatctttttctgtgattcttagagcttaaaattgttgtaaaggccaaaagttcttctccctcttttcttccaagttctgagttgtaaagagatgagagaaaattctgtaagggttgtctcctaagcccgtcaaaaggagtgaaactgtaaaagggtggttggccttcgcctattgaaggaaggcctctagttgacgtcggtaacctcgtcggtggaggaagccaaaagtggagtaggtcaagattgaccgaaccactctaaatcttcgtttgcatttactttgagcattttatctttactgcaaacctcctcaatagcttactgccttctgtgcttttacgaacgagtttctaagttcagagctttccgaatctgcgtttagacgtaaatcgactttttcgtacgatcatcatattttagtttacgtttacgttttgatttctatcataactgcaaactgccttatgctcatttataaaacgtatctcaaagttcagtatcttcagaatcggcttttagacgtaaaccggttttatcgtacgaacgtcgcatttcagtttgcgcttgcattatgatttccatcataaactacaaactgccttcatagatttactttaacgtcatctcgcttaatcttaagttaaagtaatcttaaaatcggcttttacatcgaaatcgttttttatcgaacgaatgcagctttcgattttaatagttgaaagatttccggtgcactaattcacccccccccctcttagtgctcttgatcctaacaattggtatcagagcctggtctttctcatttcggatttacacccgagagaaatggcacttcatggctttcaagagggcttatcgatctttcgtccaccgtttaacggattggactacacttattggaaaactcgaatgagagttttcttgatttctatgaatttggatttatggaatatcattgaaaacgattttcaacttccctctaaaccgatgaacgaatggtcggatttggagaagaaatatttttctttaaacgcaaaggctatgaatggcttattttgcgctttggacaaaaatgagttcaatcggatttctacgtgcgaaacggcttttgacatttggcgaacacttgaaatcacgcacgagggaactagtagagtcaaagactcgaaagttaacattttattgcatgattttgagctttttcgaatgcaaccaagcgagactataggcgacatgtacacccgtttcatggatgtcgtcaatagtttaagagctcttggaaaatgtttttcggattttgaactcgtaaacaagattttgcgttctctttctaagaagtgggattcaaaagtaactgcaatacaagaagctaaaaacctaaacaacttaccacttgaagaactaattggttcgttgatgacatatgaaatagtgcacaatgcacatgatgaacatgatgaacaaagtcaccttccaaagaacaggaaggatttggaactccggacaaatgaataccacttgagcgatgactcaagtgatgaggacaatgatgaacttgaacttcgaacactaaatcttaataagtttattaaacaaaaatctaaaatagacaatgaacttgaacgaaggaagaggccaaagaagaggaaggcaaccaaggatgaatcaagaacttccaaaggtgaaacggcgaattgggctttgacgggcttcgactacaaggtaagtaactcaactctcttgaattattttgaaattacttgatgctctcatgatgtattttcttttttagtttagaattaatgtttaaagaaaaaaaaaattatgatcatgctagtaatttcgaaaatgataatattacatattttatgataaacagacaaaatgattttgattgaaactatgaaatcatggttaaaaagtaataatgtgtatcatggtgatgtccattgttatttctcgattttaagtatattaaatcatgtttaatttgaagttatgattaatgagtatatatttttgaaattatgtatgatgattatggattatcgattttcatgataataacagcggctttaaaaactgatgcatgtttgacataaatgaaataggcatggttatatgaaaaagtgtaagtgtcatgcttgacgattgtatactcaatgatgcataatgatgtaataaaaacactaaatgtttggataccatgatttatgattttatgcatgagattttaaagttatacatgatgatttttatgacttattggtcttgatggttttatgatgaaattcattttacgatcctaaacgttgatgcatattttcatttgacataaatgaaaaggcatgcttacatcaaatcgatcacttaagatgaaacacttaaaaaagggggaaaaatatattatcaataaaatcatgaatctatttatgttataaattttgtgagccataaaaatgattttgatgatttaaatttgaaataagttttatcaaaatcatgattatgatttgtcaaattgaatgaattgaaaatgaataatgatttttctcttgaatgattgtgacctgtattccctgTATTccctgtattcatgatatgatttttatgcaattctttatattcatgaaaggtttatctcatcacccaattattttcttcctgatattccttatgtgatgatatgaatacatgaaatattcattaatttattttgatgtatacaaatgaaaagttatgatcatgtatggtaggatgtaatttgacaaatatggtaccatcatgttgcaaaataaatgatgattaggaatcatgcattaatgatgattgtatattttatgatttggcaagatgcatgcaatgatgatgaaatattcatgataaaataattgttttgacattcaagacttgaattttcatcaatgctatttacctttgtcataatttagaaattaaagtaaagggttttcccttctttttgataataacaaagagggaccaaacatgcttgaaagctaatttgctagctcatataattcaaaaaaaaaaggagaaagaaaataattacacttctcaaaagaaaaggaattgctatcttgaacatcaccaagaagtgctatcttgcaaatctcaagatgcacaaatgcaaacatgcaaaatttgtaattttgcacatcattaaaatttatgatgctttggtgattatgtatgttctaaaatgttataagattcactagcttgcatgatgtagaacttgctatattgaacatcaccgaagaatgatatcttgcagaagcaaaaagttaacttgcacatctagcaaaacttatatttcaagaagcaagagttgctttcttgaacatctcaaaattactagcttgcatgtcttaaaattttaaacttgccatcgtactaccatgatgatgagcatgctttaccttcatgattgtaattgaatatctatagcaaaaccttgtccgaatgcaagaaagagtcaaatttcattttcggattttcttgatcctaacaatcagattttctcgatacattactctcttccgaacttaacaagcatatgtcatatcaagttaagttcatatcattgatttttgacatatgtaatcaactagcaaatacatctctcatacacttatcatgtgaacaatatttttgttttgagaaatggatttgatgaaatgattcctgcctataaattccttcttgaaaaaggaagtcatttttacgtacaaggatttgattcacatacatatcttgatacttgtaaaaatgaagcgtgctttaatatcttatcgattttaacttcattcgagtaagctcagaaatagctttcctccttcatgcaaaaagaaaataacaaataaaatggaagaagttttcaaagctatctccatgtcatgttttccttgagatgtttgaatatttggtatcttatcactctttgttgaaaaatgacatgaacctgctcatggcatcgcacttatatttaaaatttgcttatatcgttctcctttttgttgacgacaaagggggagaaatatatgaattgatgctatgattgccatatttgctctatgccatggttgcattatagtaatatatcaagaactaggatcgcaactttacttattgatatcatgccatatgatgaaatgctacaattgataaacacttgaaatggttgcgttacgatatcaaaagctaacattgcaaaggaagcaaaaaattgctagcttgcaacttgcatatttcaagaagcaagagttgccttcttgaacatctctaaattgctagcttgcaagttctaaaatgttataacattgctagcttgcatgttctaaaagtgttatcttgtatgctgtaaaacttgcatatctaaaacttgatagcttgaatattctaagcatgatgtaacatttgctaaattttctggcttcaaaactacataatgataaaacttgatattatgtttttcatgcaatgagttgaaccaatatcacaaacacttgattgtggtacttctcctttttgttgatgacaaagggggagaagtatgttgatgacatgacatgttatgcataagttcatgatgacgtgttgcaagtattcatgatgaatattgcaatgacttgaattcagtttgaattcaaaattctatcaatatggcatattgatagggggagtttgtttaaactccgggagttaagtttaactccgtcatcaagtagttgtcatcatcaaaaaggtgcaaccacccctgacagaggtggcaccgcccagaggcccagtcttcgagctctgccaggcggtgcaaccgcctgatcccggaattccgagaattgacagttttgagctccaaatttgaactgggttggggcctataaataccccacccattcagcactgaaagagcacagacatacaccgaaatcttgatctttttctgtgattcttagagcttaaaattgttgtaaaggccaaaagttcttctccctcttttcttccaagttctgagttgtaaagagaggagagaaaattctgtaagggttgtctcctaagcccgtcaaaaggagtgaaactgtaaaagggtggttggccttcgcctattgaaggaaggcctctagttgacgtcggtaacctcgtcggtggaggaagccaaaagtggagtaggtcaagattgaccgaaccactctaaatctccgtttgcatttactttgagcattttatctttactgcaaacctcctcaatagcttactgccttctgcgcttttacgaacgagtttctaagttcaaagctttccgaatctgcgtttagacgtaaatcgactttttcgtacgatcatcatatttcagtttacgtttacgttttgatttctatcataactgcaaactgccttatgctcatttataaaacgtatctcaaagttcagtatcttcagaatcggcttTTAGaagtaaatcggttttatcgtacgaacgtcgcatttcagtttgcgcttacattctgatttccatcataaactgcaaactgccttcatagatttactttaacgtcatctcgattaatcttaagttaaagtaatcttagaatcggcttttacatcgaaatcgttttttatcgaacgaacgcagctttcgattttaatagttaaaatatttccgctgcactaattcaccccccccccccctcttagtgctcttgatcctaacaatatattgaTCTAAGTCAGATTCGTGCAGATATAGTATAGATCAAGGTAAATCTAATCTACATCTACACATACATAAATCAAAATTGTGTTGATTTAGGCCGGATCTACATAGATATAATCTAAATTTACCTGGCTCTAGACCAAACTAGTATAGTCTACCTTAAATCCATACCAAATTTACCATAGATCCACAGTGTTCTAGGCCAGATCCACATGAACGTTGGTCGAATCCAAAGGGATCCAGTTTGCAGATTCCAGGGGATCTTGGCCGGATTAAATTGGATTCAGTCCTGAATTAGATGGATCCGACTTAAACTCAAGAGAATCTAAATTAGATTTTCATACATTTGACTTCATTTGAACAAGAAGTTATTTCTTAAAACTAATTTGATGCATAGCTCAAGTCTAGCTTTAACTAAAGTAGACAATGCCAGATTTTCATAGATATAAACTCACTAAAGAAGACATTAGTTTCCTAATACTAAATTAACACATAGCTCAGATCTGACTTGAACTAAAGTAGATCAATGCTAGATCTACATAGATTCAAGCTCAATTAAACTAGAAATTAGTTTCTTAAAGGTATATTGATGCATAGTGCTACATAAGCCAAGAATGAAGTAAGAAGTCATGAGCAAAAAATAAGCAAACATAAAATCAAAGCTTCATTGGAGGCATTcgagaaaagaaaagaactaagcaAAAGGTTCAAATTTTAGCTTTGAATTTACCTTGTTTTGTATAAAAGAACCTACATTTTTCTATGATAGAAGCTCGATTCACATCAAATCAACCTTGGATTAGAAAAACAAGTTTGGAGAGTGAGAGATTGAGTGTAAAGTGAACAAAGGAAACAAAGGACTCCTCATGGGTTTTAAATAGGTGGGAGAAGGTAATTGGGTGTAGGTACCAGGCTTTATGCTAACTGCCAAGAACACCTGATACTGTAACCATAATCTACCTAGGTTGGACATTCTTATATAAGCAACTGCCATTTGTAACTCTAGCCTTACACTTGATATAAATCAATCATCCATGACTGCTTATTCTTTTATGTAAAGTGAAGAAAAGGGAAAATAGGACTGGCTACTCATGGATTTAAATGGGTGGGAGAAGGGGCTTGGGTCCAAGTAACAGGTGGCATGCTAACTGCCAAGTATACCTAGGTGTAAAACACCAGATTGGACACCTGATTTTGTATCGATACTTACCTAGCTTGAACATTCTTACATAAACAATTGTTCATGGTTACTCTAGCCTTAGACTTGTTTCAGAAAATCATTCTGTTTTGATCGTTCTTTTACAATATGCCACCTACCAAACTCAAGCCTAATTAACCCTAAGTGTGAGGATTTTAGAAGATAAAAATTAAATTGGAGTATTGGACTACCTGAAAAGGAGCAACCATTTCATGCATGGACAAAGTACCAGGTAGTACAAACTGGTCTAGGCAAAATCAAGTTCCTTGGTTCATTTATC belongs to Musa acuminata AAA Group cultivar baxijiao chromosome BXJ3-5, Cavendish_Baxijiao_AAA, whole genome shotgun sequence and includes:
- the LOC135638036 gene encoding uncharacterized protein LOC135638036, encoding MGTAGMNYIEDHAAAEVLSDQLHSPDSPCRNGIYDEPLIRPRLGDEHQVQIPELATQSCLISTRKMLTVDYHVGVGSAIPIMWMHHVGDVTEDEQKEFSCSDISSIKGGSVAHTNTGKNQADPGYKTMSQFPAESSSGHSTYLLSLACTDECTDLANCCGSDGSTTTKSIPLENKIHSGAPLLQHNEAKGYNPLPGMPSSSWSEDESQSFLLGLYIFGKNLVQVKNFVGCKKMGDILSYYYGKFYRSDAYRRWSECRKVRSRRCILGHRIFTGWRQQEILSRVLSKIPKEVQDSLLEAANIFNEDRTSLEEFVCTLKTTVGMQNLVEAIGIGKEKNDLTGIILDPVRSNQSLSSRPEIPVGKACSSLTSGDIIKFLTGDFRLSKAKSNDLFWEAVWPRLLARGWHSEQPKDINSVASKHSLVFLIPGVKKFSRKKLLKGNHYFDSVSDVLSKVASDPRLLELDTEGATGCSTAKDENECAPSTNLDQNGLLDRKHHCYLRPKVPICNSEFMKFTIVDTSLVQGEGPFKVRELKTLPIDAISNLGPLTDTGVIVSDSSEDSNGSSSNDRGDTDPDSSDNKKPNVSRKCIIGKAVHPDSRENVITFSSTKLPTNGHILMNQCVEQLNEKLPVKDIKCQFSRRAKSGEQSCLAPNAKRRKLTACKYERTGRRAYSFPKSHQLMGEGAEPELEAQEASGNTITQGKISSGFPINISLDEVDSKCDSEEQSCCDAATFDVSSEMPRSRTLIDLNLLPNVPLDYETGEHSNSEVGGSKHDLNFEEAVKLSETKEQHDGSGAMENLVGAIGDRQPSVNTRRHSTRSRPPTTKALEALACGFLGNKRRGRDSRDILSGNMPNKSSRRVRKTVEAKPQTPSTSINSSEYGLSNGTIDDWYSGNTHHIGALSDSCVQPEGNSTHELLGIP